The window TGATCCCCAGAGGCTTGAGGAAGTTGAAGACAGGCTTGCCCTGCTCCACAAATTGAAAAAGAAATATGTGCCCTCGGGCGCAAGGGAGAACGCAGGGGCTGAGGAATCCCTCCTTACCTGGAAAACCGAGGCTGAAGCGGAGATCGAGGCCCTTACCGGGGCTGAAGAAAACCGCGATAAATTGCGGGGGGAAATTTCCGCATTGGAAAAAAGCATTGCGTCCCGTGCGTCTGCCCTGAGCGCCAAACGTATCGAAGGCGCCAAAAAACTGGGCCGGGGGATAAGTTCCATACTTTCCCGCCTCGGCATGCCCAATGCGAAGTTCGAGGCTTCCGTAACAGCCAAAATGTCCGAGCGCGCAAGCCTCCTCTGCGGCCCCTGGGGCGCGGACGATGTGGAGTTCCTCATCTCCGCCAATGCCGGCGAGCCCCTCAAGGAACTTGCCCGTATCGCGTCGGGAGGCGAATTGTCGCGGGTCATGCTTGCCATTAAAACGGTGCTTGCGGGGGAAGCAAAAGGCGAGGCTGCATCCGACGCCAATGCTGAAACCTTGATATTCGACGAAATCGACACAGGCATAGGAGGCGAGGTGGCCCTGTCGGTTGGCGAATACCTGGCTCAAATCGGGAAGGGCAAGCAGATCTTCTGCGTGACCCACCTTGCAAGCATTGCGGTGCGGGCTGACAATCATCTTAAAGTGGAAAAGAGGGTGATAGCAGGCGAGGGCGGGGGGAGAACCGTTACAGGGGTCTCGCTCTTGAAGCCTGGGGAAAGGCGGCAGGAAATTGCCAGGATGCTTGCCGGCGAGGGCGGCGCTGCGGCCCTTGCCCATGCGGACGAATTACTGGCAAAATACGGACGGAGCTAATATGGCGAAAATTTCCACTGAAGACAGGCATCAATATTTCGAGAAAATCAAACCCTATAAGACGGCCATTGCTGCTTACCTCAAAAGGGAGGAGACAGTTCTTTTGGTGCTCAAAAAAGGGACCGACGGGGCCGCCTTCAAGCGCCTTGCTTTAGTAGAAGAAATGATCAACCTTGCGTCAAATTATATACTCCTTTCGGGAGTTTCCCAGTCTATGCTGAAGCTGAGGAATGAAGAGGCCCTCAACGATTCACGAAAGTCCCTTTACAAAGCGGTTATCTATCTCGAAGAAGTGGTGAGCAATCTCGTGGACGCCCCCTATTCCGAGTATGAAGAAAAACTTGCCGCCATTTCTACAGTAGAAGCCCGGAAGCGCTACCTGTTGGTGCGCAAACTGGGGCTTGCCATTCAGCTTCTTGAAGACGCCTATGGGGACAATACCAAGTGGAAGTGGGTCTTTGTGGAGCTTGAAGGCCGTTTTGCGGCAACAGTTAAAAATATCCTGGATTTGAAAAAAGCCGCCGTCAATACCGATCCCCGCTCCCCTGCCTATGAGCCCACCATGTATCATCTCAGGCTCGCCAAAAAGCTTCTCATGCAGGCGGCGGATCGGTACCGGGAAAAATACGAACTCTCCACAAACCGCATTGACGATTTTAAAATGGGTATACATTTTCTCAATGCCTTGAGGCGCCTTCATATGATCCTGGGGGATAAAGACGATGCTGACACGGTCAAGAAAAAGATTGATATTTGGGCTTCGAAACTGGAAATAGACATAAAAAAACAGGAAGAAGCAGCCAAGAGTCTATAAAAACCCCCGGAGCGCCTTTTGACCGGCATTCCGGGGTTTTTAACAGCAATACTGTTAATTCAACAAAGCCGCAGCGTCGGGGTGCCGCCATCTTTCTGCAATATCGGCAGGACTTTCGGCGGCTATGTTTTTGATCCCCTTGTTTGCGCCCATCTCGATAAGCTGCGATATAAGGTTGGTGTTTCCGTATTGGGCTGCATAGTGGAGTACCGTGTTTCCGGATGCATCCCTGGAATTAATGGCCCGGCCTGAGAACATGGCCCTGGTAGCATCCCCGCCCCTTGCAAGGGCAAGTTCTGCAGGGCATTTGCCGTCCCTGGCAGTGAGGTACACGTCGGAGCCCGAGTCGGCCAGGATTTTCACGGTGTCCCAATCGTTCATGTCCACAGCCAGGCGCAGGGGTGTGCGGCCTTCGGAATCCAGGGCGGAAGTCCTGGCGCCAAGTTCCAGAATAGTCCGGATCATGGAAAGGGGAACCTTTTCCTGTATGGCAATGTGCAGGGGCGAAGAGCCGTTGTCGTCTGAACTGTAGAGCCTGTCTTTGGTGAGGAGGGTCCTGACTGCTGCAGGGGAAGCGAGGAGGGCATTCTGGTAAGGCGTCCTCCCCTGGGAATTACGGGCATGTATGGAAGCCCCCCAGTTGAGGAGCAGCACGCTTATATCGGCTCTGTCGGCAGCTGCTGCCATGTGGAGGGCAGTATCTCCCCGGAAATTCCTGGGGTTGGGATCGGCGCCTCTTTCAACCAGCCTTTCCATAGCGCCGGGGAATCCTACCAATACTGCCTCGATAAAGGGCGTGTTGCCCTCGGCATCCCTCACTTCAAGATCCGCGCCTCTTGCCAGGAGCAGGGCTTCGATGTCGGTCATGCCCAGGCGAATGGAGTCATGGAGGGGCGTCTTGCCATTGAGGGCATGGGCATTGATGTCCAGCCCCATATCGATGAGGGTTTCGGCGGCCCGCCTTGCATTCCAGCGTACCGCGGCATGGAGACCTGTATTGCCCAGGGTGTCGCGGCCGTCGAGCCTTGCCCCGTTGGCAACCAGGGTGCGTATGGTATTGGGGGCGTTATGCTTGACTGCGGTAAAGAGGGGAGTTTCTCCGGTGGCGTTGGCAGCTTCGGTAGCGGCCCCAAGCTGAATCAAAAGGGGAATCCATCTGTCAATCTGCCACATGGCTGCATAATGAAGGGCGGTATTGCCCAGGCCGTCCCTGGCAGCGAGGGTCTGGGGAGTGAGCATCCAGCGCCGCAGTTCACTATCGCTTCCGCCGCTCTGGGGAAAGGTCAGGTACAGCGGGGATTCGCCTTTGGCGTTGGGCGCAAAAACATCAGCCCCCCTGGAAAGAAGGATCTCGCCCGAAGCCTGTTCATTCATTGCCACTGCCAGATGGAGGCTTGTATCCCCCTCCTTGTTCCTGGCGTTTACCATGGCCCTTCTATCCAGTATGTAAGCTACCACATCTGTGTCCGCCCTCTGCCTGATGGCAGCGTGGAGCATGGTATTGCCCTGGCTGTCGTTCTGAAGCACTGTCTCATCGGTGATGAGGATGTAGAGTGTGTTTCTATCAGTCAGGGCTATATCAAAGGGGGTTACGCCATTATTGTCGGCGGCAAAAATATCGGATCTATAGGCAAGAAGCAGAGGCAGGGCGCTTAAACGTTCTTCTTCTACCGCCAGGTAAAGAGGGGTCTTGCCTTCAATATTGCGCGTGTTCACATCGGCGCCTGCGGAAAGCAGGGTCCCGACGATCTCGGGTGAGCGGTTAAGGATGATGACAATATGAAGGGGCGAATCGCCGTGCTCATCCCTGAGATTAGGATTGGCGCCCCAGGTGAGGAACAGGTTGATGGCACTCTGATGTGTCTCGGGAGGGGAGGCAATGTGGAGCACCGAATTCCCCTTGGCATCCTGGGCGTTGACCTCTGCCCCTTTGTTGAGAAGGGCTTCTATAACCTGCACATTGCCTGAACGCGCTGCCTCATGGAGAGGGGTGGCGCCCGAAGCATTCTTGATGTTCACGTTGACTGGTTTGTCCAGCACAAAAGCCAGATACCCCATATAGCCTTCGCGGGCTATGTAATGCAAAGGGGCCATGCCGTCGGCGCTGCGTATATTGTAATTTGAGCTTCGCACAGCCGGCGCGAAATAGGTGTAAAGGGGATTGTCAGAAACAGCCCCTGCCAGGATAAGCCGTTCCGCTGCCTCGGCGTGGGTTTTTGAGTTGGTCTGTTCCAGGGCAATGTCCAGGGCAGTCTTGCCTTGGTTGTCCTTTTTTGCAAGATCGTTTTTCCCGGCTTTGAGGATGATGTCAACAGCGCTTGCGCTGCCTGCATCGGCCGCTATGTGCAGAATGGTCCTGCCTCCGGAGTCTATCCTTGCCAGGGTTGAAGGGTTGAGGATTGACTCAAGAAAGGCGCCGCCTGCCCTTACCGCGACACGGGCGGGGCTTATGCCGTTCTTGGGGCTATGGTGTATGTCAGAACCCCCGCTGGCAAGGACTTTGGCAGTAGGGGGATCGATTTTTTCGGCGCTGATATCCAGGGCTATCCTTTCCTGCCTGTCCAGGGCATTAGGGTTTGCCCCCAGGGCAATGAAGAAAGACGCCAGCGTTGGATCTCTGTTTTCCGCCGCTATATGCAGGGGTGTCCTTCCCAGGCTGTCCGTGGCGTTTACATCCACCTCTCCCATGAAGTAAGGCCGTGCCTTTTCAGATTCTCCCCGGGCAAGGAGGGTCCAGACATCGTCCTCCACTACCACCTTGGCGGCTGTAACGGGGACTGGCGCTGCCTGGGGCTGGCTTTTGCACCCCCCCAGAATTCCTATAAGTAAACCGGCGCCGCAGACAAGTGCGGCAAAAATGGGTCTTTTGCTCATCATAATATGATCATCGACAGGAATTAATATTGACATAAGCCGTTAAAAACGCTATCATAGAACATCCGTTTTAAAACGGCTGCGCGGCCATGGTGGAACTGGTAGACACGCCAGCTTGAGGTGCTGGTGCCGAGAGGCATGGAAGTTCAAGTCTTCTTGGCCGCAGTGTATATAAAAAAGATAAATTTTGTAATTCTTGCCGCTCTTGTTGGGTTGTTTTTTCAATCCTGCAGTGGTAAAGAAGCAGCTGGAGCAGCTTCCGGCAAGCAGGCTGTCCAGCCCGGAGCGGCTGCCCAAACCGGGACCGCCAGGTACACCGATGATGGCAAGCGTATCATCACTATGGGAACCTGGTATGACCGTTTCTATGTGTCGAAGCATACGGACATTCATGATGACCCCAAGATGGCCCAGGAAGATACCGCCCAAATGCGGCTGGATAAGATGCGGGAAGTCGAAAAGAAGTATAACATAGTCTTCAACTATGTGAACCTCACTTTTGAAGGGGTTTGGGAAAGCATAAACGGCTCCGTAGCTTCGGGCGCTCCCGATGTGGATATCTACGAAACGGATCTCCAGTTCGGCATACCTGCCATTCTGCACAATTATGCCATTTCCCTTGAAGAAATGGGTCTTGGAAACACCGATGTCTTTGGTTCCCAGAACGTGATGCGTTATCTGGCCCTCTCGGGCCAGGACGAGGTGTATCTTTTTGCGCCTTCCAGTTCAGGGGGTACCAATGCGTATGTCCTGGCCTTCAACATGGACATGATAAAGGCCGCAGGTCTTGCCAATCCCCAGGATCTTTACGATAAAGGCGAGTGGACCTGGGAGAAGTGGCGGGAGTACCTCAAGATTCTTACCAAAGATATCAATAAAGACGATGAGATTGATATCTATGGTTACGGTGGATGGTGGACCAACCTTTTGACCAATCTTCTTTTCTCCAATTACACCGGCATAGCGACGGGCAGGACCGAGGGGCTTTCGTCCCAGGCTACCAGGGAAGTGCTGGAATTCATCAATACGATTTACAATGTTGACAAGACCGCAAGACCCTGGGACGGCCAGAACTGGGAGATAAATAACGGCCTCTATGCGGACGGGCTTTTGGCTTTCTGGATAGGCGCGGACTGGATCTTCAATCAATACGGCGGAGAGAATCTTCCCTTTAAAATCGGCGTGGTTCCCTGGCCCCGGGGGCCTCATGGCAGTCTCGAAGAAAACCGCCACAGCCAGCCTGCGGGCAACTGGTACTTTATCCCCAAAGGGGTAGAGAACCCGCGCTTTGTGTATGATGTCATCTTTGACTGGAGCAACTGGTATAACGGAGATACCAGCATAGGCATGGATAATGCCTGGTCAAAACGTATGTATCTGACCGACAGGAATTTCGCGTATGCGAGCATGATGGCCTCCAAGCCCGGCTTCGATGTTTTTGACAGCCTGGGTACGGGGTTCAATCTGACCGAACTTATTGTCGGGCAAATCAGCCCGAATCAGCTTATTCAGAATTACAAACAACCTATACAGGATGCTCTGGATAACTTTTTTAAATGAAATGTTTTTTTCGCAGAGCGGGGAAAGTGTTCCTCGTTCTTGTACCGATTTTTATTTTATTTTCCTGTGCTAAACTTGGCAAAGTCAAGACAGCCCAGGTCTTTGGGGAATACGAAAGATACCAGGATATACCAGGGGTTACTTCCGAAGAAATTGCCGCTATAGAAGTTCTAAAACGCAGCACCTCGATTTTTACCTACGGCATGACCATGAGCACCGAATGTTTCCGAGGGGACATTCGGGGCGAGTACAATGTTACCCAGGGTTTTTCGGCCCAGGTCTGCACATGGCTTACCGATCTTTTCGGTGTGAGATTCAGGCCGGTGATCTACGGCTGGGACGCCCTGCTTAAAGGCCTTGAAAGCCGGGACATTTCTTTCTCCGGGGAAATTTCTGCTTCCCTAAGGGATTCGGGCGAGTACTTCATGACCGATTCCATTGCAGAGCGGCGC is drawn from Leadbettera azotonutricia ZAS-9 and contains these coding sequences:
- a CDS encoding ABC transporter substrate-binding protein translates to MEVQVFLAAVYIKKINFVILAALVGLFFQSCSGKEAAGAASGKQAVQPGAAAQTGTARYTDDGKRIITMGTWYDRFYVSKHTDIHDDPKMAQEDTAQMRLDKMREVEKKYNIVFNYVNLTFEGVWESINGSVASGAPDVDIYETDLQFGIPAILHNYAISLEEMGLGNTDVFGSQNVMRYLALSGQDEVYLFAPSSSGGTNAYVLAFNMDMIKAAGLANPQDLYDKGEWTWEKWREYLKILTKDINKDDEIDIYGYGGWWTNLLTNLLFSNYTGIATGRTEGLSSQATREVLEFINTIYNVDKTARPWDGQNWEINNGLYADGLLAFWIGADWIFNQYGGENLPFKIGVVPWPRGPHGSLEENRHSQPAGNWYFIPKGVENPRFVYDVIFDWSNWYNGDTSIGMDNAWSKRMYLTDRNFAYASMMASKPGFDVFDSLGTGFNLTELIVGQISPNQLIQNYKQPIQDALDNFFK
- a CDS encoding ankyrin repeat domain-containing protein, producing MMSKRPIFAALVCGAGLLIGILGGCKSQPQAAPVPVTAAKVVVEDDVWTLLARGESEKARPYFMGEVDVNATDSLGRTPLHIAAENRDPTLASFFIALGANPNALDRQERIALDISAEKIDPPTAKVLASGGSDIHHSPKNGISPARVAVRAGGAFLESILNPSTLARIDSGGRTILHIAADAGSASAVDIILKAGKNDLAKKDNQGKTALDIALEQTNSKTHAEAAERLILAGAVSDNPLYTYFAPAVRSSNYNIRSADGMAPLHYIAREGYMGYLAFVLDKPVNVNIKNASGATPLHEAARSGNVQVIEALLNKGAEVNAQDAKGNSVLHIASPPETHQSAINLFLTWGANPNLRDEHGDSPLHIVIILNRSPEIVGTLLSAGADVNTRNIEGKTPLYLAVEEERLSALPLLLAYRSDIFAADNNGVTPFDIALTDRNTLYILITDETVLQNDSQGNTMLHAAIRQRADTDVVAYILDRRAMVNARNKEGDTSLHLAVAMNEQASGEILLSRGADVFAPNAKGESPLYLTFPQSGGSDSELRRWMLTPQTLAARDGLGNTALHYAAMWQIDRWIPLLIQLGAATEAANATGETPLFTAVKHNAPNTIRTLVANGARLDGRDTLGNTGLHAAVRWNARRAAETLIDMGLDINAHALNGKTPLHDSIRLGMTDIEALLLARGADLEVRDAEGNTPFIEAVLVGFPGAMERLVERGADPNPRNFRGDTALHMAAAADRADISVLLLNWGASIHARNSQGRTPYQNALLASPAAVRTLLTKDRLYSSDDNGSSPLHIAIQEKVPLSMIRTILELGARTSALDSEGRTPLRLAVDMNDWDTVKILADSGSDVYLTARDGKCPAELALARGGDATRAMFSGRAINSRDASGNTVLHYAAQYGNTNLISQLIEMGANKGIKNIAAESPADIAERWRHPDAAALLN